The genomic interval ATAACGGGCAAAATTGGTTTCAAGCTTTTTAAAGGAGCACAAATTCGTTCGCCTTCTGCGGGGTGAGTTTTGATAATTTCATATTCTTCATCAGTCAGTGGGCCATTTTTTTGCAGTATGGAATCCTGAATAGCTATTTTTCCGATATCATGCAATATTCCGCCACGCCTAAGTATGGTCATATCTGGTTCAGGAAGATTTATTTTTCGTCCAAGATTGGAACTCATTTTAGAAAGTCGTTCCGAATGACCTTCTGTATATTTATCTTTTGCTTCCACCGTTCGGGCCAGGCTAAAGATTATTTGCTCAGCATGATCAAGTTCACTTATATAAGAGTGTAGCTGTAGAAGATTTCGAACCCTTGCACGTAATTCAAAAATATTAAAAGGTTTGGAAATAAAATCATCCACACCAACCTGATATCCTTTTAGCCTTTCATCCTGACCATCAAGAGCTGTTAACATAATGATAGGAATTAACCTGGTTTTTTCATTTTGCTTTACAATTTTAGCGACTTCATAACCATTTTTTCCTGGCATCATCACATCTAACAAAACAAGATTTGGTTCAACTTCATCAATCTTTTGAAGAGCCTCATCACCATTATATGCTTTATAGATTTTATAATTAAAATCTTCAAGTATTTGTTCAAGAGTTTCTATATTGTCTGGTGTATCATCGACAATAAGAATTTTTGAATTTGGGTTTATTAATGCAGTTTGAGCGAAATCAGTAAACATATAAGGGGCCTATTTTATTTCCCAGGTATTTCCTGAGAATAACAACTTCTTTAAATCGCCTGAACCTTGCTTTTCTTTTACATTATTTACCTGTTTGATCAATAACCCGTCATATGTTTTTTTATCTTCTTCTTTAAAAACACCGATAGGTGCTGGTAATTGTTCATTTTCTGTCAATTCAGCCAAAGCAAATTCGATAGACGTATTTATCTTTTTGGGTTCATGAATAATTTGACTATCAGATTCAATGTATTTTTCCACATGAAACTGGCCATTTTCAAACGCAAGGACTTTGTCACTTTCGCTTCCAAAGATATACGGTTTCCCATCTTCCATATTAATTACATGATCTTTTTTGGTTTTCGAATCTGTTAGCTGACCAAAAGTACCATCATTAAAAATATTACAGTTTTGATAGATTTCCACAAACGATGTGCCGGTATGTTCAGACGCCCGCTTAATAATATCTGCTAAATGTTTGGGTTCTCTATCAATACTGCGTGCTACAAAAGTTGCGCCTGCTGCGAGAGCCACTTTAACAGGGTTAAAAGGGTTTTCCAAGGAGCCATAAGGTGAAGATTTTGTAATTTTACCACGTTCACTCGTTGGAGAATACTGCCCTTTTGTTAATCCATAAATTCTATTATTAAACAAGAGAACAGTCACATCAAGATTGCGGCGGAATAAATGAATCAGATGATTGCCACCAATTGAGAGTCCGTCACCATCACCGGTAACTATAAAAACTTTTAAATCAGAATTTGCCAGCTTAATTCCCGATGCAATAGCCGGCGCGCGTCCATGAATACCATGAATCCCAAAGGAATCAATATAATATGGAAAGCGACTGGAACAGCCAATACCCGAAACAAAAACGATGTTTTCTTTTGGAATTCCTAACTCTGGCAAAACTTTTTGCGTTTGTGCAAGAATGGAATAGTCACCACAACCCGGGCACCAACGAACTTCCTGATCGGATGTAAAATCCTTTTTTGTCAGTTTAGAAACATTTTGATTTGCTACTACATTCTCAGGCATTATTTGAACCTTTCATAATCTCATCTATTGCATCTATAACTTCATTTGTACTAAATGGTAAACCTTTTACCTGATTAATAGGTTTTGCATCAACAAGATATTCTGAACGAATAACCCTGATTAGTTGGCCCATGTTTAATTCAGGAATAATCACATGTTTAAAATTATGGATAAACTTAGCCAGATTTTGTGGTAGTGGATTTATCCAACGCAAATGATACCATGAAATCGAATCACCATTTTTACGCATCTCATCAACAACATTTCGCATGGTGCCGTATGTACTGCCCCAGGTAATTATTAAAAGATCGCCCTGTTCCTGTCCATCCATTTGAGGATCTTCAACAAAATCTCTAATCTTGTTTACTTTTTCTTCTCGTAAACGCACCATTTTGTCATGATTGTCCGGATCGTAAGACACATTACCGCTGATGTCTTCTTTTTCCAACCCACCAAGCCTGTGTTCATGCCCTTTTGTTCCCGGAATTGAAAGATGACGGGAAAGTGTTTCCGGGTCACGCAAATAAGGTTGATATTCTTTATTCGGATCAGCATATCTTACTTTAATCTCATCAATTTTATCCGGATCTGGAATAAGCCAGGGCTCTGCCCCATTGGCGATATAGCCATCCGAAAGCAGAAAAACCGGTGTTGAAAATTGTACAGAGATTTTTGCTGCTTCATATGCTGCATCAAAACAATCTGCAGGACTTTGTGCGGCTACTACAGGGATTGGCGCTTCACCGTTACGGCCATAGAGCGCCTGAAACAAATCGGCCTGTTCAGTTTTTGTAGGTAAACCGGTACTGGGTCCACCTCGTTGAATATTTATAGCTACAAGTGGCAATTCCATCATAACCGCATAACCCAGGAACTCGCCTTTTAAGGCAATTCCAGGACCGCTCGATGCTGTTACCCCCAAAGCTCCGGCATACGATGCGCCAATGGCTGCTCCAACTCCGGCAATCTCATCTTCAGCCTGAAAAGTTTTTACATCATAATTACGGTATTTTGCCATATAATGTAGAATATCACTGGCCGGTGTGATTGGATATCCTCCCATGAACAATTCCAAACTTGCCTTTTTTGCAGCTGTAATCAGGCCAAGCACTATTGCTTCATTTCCTGTTATATTTCTGTAAATCCCCGGATCAACTTTTGCCTGTTCAATATGATATGAGGTAGTGAATATCTCTGTCGATAATGCATACGAATAGCCTGCATTTAAAGCTTGAGAGTTGGCTTCAATAATATCCGGTTTATTTTTAAATTTGGCTTTTATCCATTCAAGGGTTGTATCCATCGGGCGGGTAAACATCCAGTAAGCAACTCCCAAAGCAAAAAAGTTTTTACAGCGATCCTTTTCTTTAGAAGTCAATGGAGAGTCAATCAGCGATTCGCGCGTTAAAGTAGTAATTGGGACATCAAAAACCTGATAACCGTCAAGACTTCTATCTTCCAACGGGTTTTCATCATAACCGGCTAATTTTAAATTACGGGTTGTGAAAGAGTCTTTATTGACAATAATAATGCCATTTTCTTTCAAGGTTGAAAGGCTAACTTTTAAGGCTGCCGGATTCATCGCGATTAAAACATCGCTGTCATCGCCTGGTGTATGAACATTGTCACTACTAAACTGAATTTGAAAACCTGAAACTCCAAAAAGTGTCCCGGCCGGTGCTCTTATCTCAGCAGGATAGTCAGGAAATGTTGAAAGATCATTTCCAAATACAGCTGTTGTGCTGGTAAACTGGCTTCCTGTAAGTTGAATCCCATCGCCGGAATCGCCGGCAAAACGGATGGTAATTCGTTTTTTTAGTTTCTGATTCTTTTCCTGGGTGTCTACACTCATTTACTATTTGCCTTTCTTTGTTGCTTAAATAATCAACCCATCTTCAAAATTGAAGGGCTGAATCTAAATATCTTGTTCCTGTAAATCAAATAGATGTTATGGGTTTCTTAGCTTATTGTAAGATTTGTTAACTATGCGGAAAACTAAAATTGGGAGAGAAAGATTCCTTAAAAATAATTAAAAGCCACAATTGGATTAGATAGTATTGATTATTGAGTGTTCTGCAATTGAGCTTTTACCAAATCAGCCCAGATTTTATATCCTGTATCATTCATGTGCAGCATGTCTTTGATAAAAATGTCATCACGGATTTCGCCTGTCTCGGTTAGCATGCCAGCTGCTGTATCGATGTAAAAAACATTTTGTCTGGTATCGCAAAACTCTTTGATTAGGGCATTTGCTTCCTGCATTTGTGGCCAAACTTTTTTACGGGCGATACTTGGTTTTATCGAGATAAAATAAACCGGTGTATTTTTTAATTTCTGATTTACCTGCCTGCAGAATTCTTTGAAATGAACCAAAACTTCAACCGGCGGCTTACCCGATGCAATATCGTTGTCCCCTTCATAAAAAACGATTGCTTTTGGTTTATATGGTTCAACAATACGGTCAAAGAAATGAATTGCATGTTCAGCTTCTGATCCACCAAATCCGCGATTGATTGTTTTAATCGGTGCCATATCATTTTGTAATGATTTCCACATGCGAATGCTGGAACTACCTACAAATAAAACAGCATCTTTTGGTGGAGGATTAGTTTTATCCTGCTGCTCAAATTTTTTGATAGCTGTCTCAAAGGGATAATCTGATGTTTTCGTAAAGC from Calditrichota bacterium carries:
- a CDS encoding response regulator — protein: MNPNSKILIVDDTPDNIETLEQILEDFNYKIYKAYNGDEALQKIDEVEPNLVLLDVMMPGKNGYEVAKIVKQNEKTRLIPIIMLTALDGQDERLKGYQVGVDDFISKPFNIFELRARVRNLLQLHSYISELDHAEQIIFSLARTVEAKDKYTEGHSERLSKMSSNLGRKINLPEPDMTILRRGGILHDIGKIAIQDSILQKNGPLTDEEYEIIKTHPAEGERICAPLKSLKPILPVILYHHEKYDGSGYPTGLKGSDIPIHARIMGIVDCYDALTTTRSYRPSMSVDKALGIMEDETTMGKWDPYLFKKLLELVEDMELLEPV
- a CDS encoding 2-oxoacid:ferredoxin oxidoreductase subunit beta, whose protein sequence is MPENVVANQNVSKLTKKDFTSDQEVRWCPGCGDYSILAQTQKVLPELGIPKENIVFVSGIGCSSRFPYYIDSFGIHGIHGRAPAIASGIKLANSDLKVFIVTGDGDGLSIGGNHLIHLFRRNLDVTVLLFNNRIYGLTKGQYSPTSERGKITKSSPYGSLENPFNPVKVALAAGATFVARSIDREPKHLADIIKRASEHTGTSFVEIYQNCNIFNDGTFGQLTDSKTKKDHVINMEDGKPYIFGSESDKVLAFENGQFHVEKYIESDSQIIHEPKKINTSIEFALAELTENEQLPAPIGVFKEEDKKTYDGLLIKQVNNVKEKQGSGDLKKLLFSGNTWEIK
- a CDS encoding 2-oxoacid:acceptor oxidoreductase subunit alpha, with protein sequence MSVDTQEKNQKLKKRITIRFAGDSGDGIQLTGSQFTSTTAVFGNDLSTFPDYPAEIRAPAGTLFGVSGFQIQFSSDNVHTPGDDSDVLIAMNPAALKVSLSTLKENGIIIVNKDSFTTRNLKLAGYDENPLEDRSLDGYQVFDVPITTLTRESLIDSPLTSKEKDRCKNFFALGVAYWMFTRPMDTTLEWIKAKFKNKPDIIEANSQALNAGYSYALSTEIFTTSYHIEQAKVDPGIYRNITGNEAIVLGLITAAKKASLELFMGGYPITPASDILHYMAKYRNYDVKTFQAEDEIAGVGAAIGASYAGALGVTASSGPGIALKGEFLGYAVMMELPLVAINIQRGGPSTGLPTKTEQADLFQALYGRNGEAPIPVVAAQSPADCFDAAYEAAKISVQFSTPVFLLSDGYIANGAEPWLIPDPDKIDEIKVRYADPNKEYQPYLRDPETLSRHLSIPGTKGHEHRLGGLEKEDISGNVSYDPDNHDKMVRLREEKVNKIRDFVEDPQMDGQEQGDLLIITWGSTYGTMRNVVDEMRKNGDSISWYHLRWINPLPQNLAKFIHNFKHVIIPELNMGQLIRVIRSEYLVDAKPINQVKGLPFSTNEVIDAIDEIMKGSNNA